In Dasypus novemcinctus isolate mDasNov1 chromosome 10, mDasNov1.1.hap2, whole genome shotgun sequence, one DNA window encodes the following:
- the LOC101438380 gene encoding large ribosomal subunit protein bL17m-like: MRKHVHHAVGAAHALIEIRLSAPPPFEFHFRPRRGGAKAGNMRLSVVAAAISHGRVFRRMGLGPESRIHLLRNLLTGLVRHERIEAPWARVDEMRGYAEKLIDYGKLGDTNERAMRMADFWLTEKDLIPKLFKVLAPRYQNQNGGYTRMLQIPNRSEQDRAKMAVIEYKGNCLPPLPLPRRDSNLTLLNQLLKGLRQDLRQDLSRDQETIHSAPHSSSTRDVTGAEGSVAL; encoded by the exons ATGCGCAAACACGTCCATCACGCAGTAGGTGCGGCACATGCGCTAATTGAAATTCGCCTCTCCGCCCCGCCTCCCTTCGAGTTTCACTTCCGGCCTCGAAGGGGCGGGGCAAAAGCTGGGAACATGCGGCTTTCGGTGGTCGCCGCTGCCATCTCCCATGGCCGGGTATTCCGCCGCATGGGCTTGGGGCCAGAGTCACGCATCCACCTGCTGCGGAACTTGCTTACTGGCCTGGTGCGACATGAACGCATCGAAGCTCCGTGGGCGCGGGTGGACGAGATGAGGGGCTATGCAGAGAAG CTCATCGACTATGGGAAGCTGGGAGATACCAACGAACGAGCCATGCGCATGGCTGACTTCTGGCTCACG GAGAAGGACTTGATCCCAAAACTGTTTAAAGTGCTGGCCCCACGGTACCAAAATCAGAATGGGGGCTACACGAGAATGCTGCAAATTCCAAATCGGAGTGAACAGGATCGGGCCAAGATGGCAGTGATCGAGTATAAAGGGAACTGCCTCCCACCTCTACCGCTGCCTCGCAGAGACAGCAACCTTACACTCTTAAACCAGCTGCTGAAGGGGCTGCGACAAGACCTCAGACAAGACCTCAGCCGGGACCAGGAAACCATCCACAGCGCCCCCCACAGTTCAAGCACCAGAGATGTAACTGGAGCAGAAGGGTCTGTGGCCCTGTAG